GTAAATCGAATCAGAAAGTGACTCCACCGTCGCGTTTACGCGAAGTCAAATCCTCATTGGTTATTTGCAGCGTTGTCAGATTGCGGAAAGAAGCTTGTCGTAGTCGGAATGCGTGCCAATCCAAAACCGTTTTGCGTCATCGCCCTCGAGGACACACACGGCACGGTAATCCAGCGTGATCCGAGCGGAGTATACATTGGCATGGCCAGCAATACGTTTAAACCGCAACCCAGGGTGAGATGAATCAACCAGGAATAGCTGATAGGCATCGCGGGCTTGTTTCTGGATGTGCTGCGGCAGACGTGCGAAGCACTCGCGAAATCGTCGAGTAGTCAGCGAGTTCAAAGTTCATCCGGAACGAGCGGGCAGGCCCCACCACTGTTTTTTTCCTGCAACGCTTCAGAGGCAAGTGATGCCAACACTGTAGGTGATTTTGCGAACGTAACGTCCCATGCGCTGTCGGCCTCGATCTCGTCGAGCAGCAATTTCGCGAGAGCATCTTGCTGTTCAGGGGGAAGTCTAGATGCGTGTTCAAACGCTTTTTCGAGCAAATTAGTCATAGTTCGTCCTCCGAGAAGCAGTGTAGCGTGCGATTACTTGCACAGCAAACGTGCACGCGCTGCTCACCTTCGAATCCAATAAAGAATCCATGTAAGTCCAAGGTTTGACGGGTGGGAGCCCTTCGTTAAAAAACTGGCGACTCAAACCCGTGATCTGGGCAGCTTGCGGCTGCCCGTCACATTCGCTCCACCCACCAAACACATGGAATGAAATCTCATGGAGATTCTCGCACTGGACCTCGGGAAATTCAACTCCGTTTGCTGCCTTTTCGACTCGAAAACTCGCAAAACCAAGTTCGCTACCACCCTCGCCAAGCGGGAACACGTCGACAGCATTTTCGAAGATGCCAAGGCCAATCTGGTCATCATGGAGGCCTGCGGACCCTTCGGACGGATCAATGATCTGGCGCTACATCAAGAGCATGAAACACTCGTCTGCTCCACCAACGAAGAAGCCTGGCGGTGGGCCAACGTCAAACGGAAAACTGACCGAGACGACGCTCTCAAGCTCGCTCGGATGGCCGCCGCCATCACCGGGCACGGAGAGTGATGTATCCATTTGTGAAAACGCGCAAGCCGTGCTCTGTGTGAATGGCTTGGTTATCCGATCAATTGATCGAGTTCAGACGTGTCATCCCAGTCATAATTCGCGTATGCAAAATCTGAGTGTGTAACAACGCATATCTTACCGTTCTTGCAAAGGATTGAGACGCCGTGTTCCGGATCAATATCCGATGCGCCAACGAAGATGACATACGTGTCACTTGAATCGCGAAGGCGCGGGACAATTGCCGCATGGATGTCGATAGCAAAGTCCTCATCTTCCATGTCGTCGACTTCGTCGGGACCAAGGTACTCCTGTGCGTACTTGCGTGCAAGTTTCTCTGTCGACGGCAATCCTGTTCTTGCAAACTGCTCCACGACTGCGACAGATTTCAATTGGGAAGCGGTTGGTGGTTCTGGTTCCTCGTCGCTTAAGACTCGTAACTCAAGTTCGGCGAAGTGTTCGGAATCGATGAGTGCAGTCCATGCTTCCTCGTCAGGGCACCACTGAAGTTTCGCCATTTAGAATTGCCTCTCTTTGGCGGAAGATGGATTTCAGTCGGATAACGTTTGGATTCACGGGGTCGGGCCGTGAAAACGCTGATCTGTCAATACGCTGCACGCCCGACTCCCGTGCACTCCATTGGTTATCCGCCGCGTCGCAAACCGTTGCGGTCAAAGCCCCGCTTCCTTTCGCGAAGCAAGAGCGAGCTTTTCGACCAGTTCGTCAGGTATGGGCTTTTTCGTTGAAAAGGTAACCCCTGTCTTGGTTGCTTTGAGTCCTGCGGCAGCAATATCGTCGGCAAGTGCGGCGATGGCACCTTTGCTCACGTAAAGGCCACATTGCTTGCTGAATGCCGCGTAGCCCGCAATGATCGTCTTTCCGAACCCGAACCCTGGCATATCGTACATGATGAACTCCTCTGCGTCAGGAAGCACTTTGGCGAGTTGTGCGCGAAGTTGAACCAACAGAGGTTGAAACGACTCAGGTGCCGCAGCGATATAGGCGTCATGGTTTGTAAATTTTGTCATGCCAAAGGGCTCTCCGAACGGATGGATTGTCGTCATGCACGCGAGTTGGATTTCAGTCGAATAACGGTAGCGATATGGGGGCGGCTGCGAACGACTCACCACTGCGAAAACGGCGACCAACGCCGCTCCGTCATCATCGCATTGTTATTGGACGAGAGTTGGGGAATCGCCGAATGGGCCTCCAGTTCGGCAGACGTCAAAGTGCCATTGTAGCCGAACGACACGAGTGGGAGCAACGATCGACCGCGCACCTATTCGAGTCACAATGTCAGCGCAACAATCGACCGCCCACAAGTCTTGCAGTCTAGGTGTCAGTCCGCAATTTGCGCATCCGCATCGACAGCGCAATGATCATGCCCAATCGAATAATGACAGGGCGCAGCAGGGACGCGCAGAAGAGTCACAATCTCTAAAAGATTCTCTCGCGTCCTTCGTCGCAACCAACGGTTCTGTAGCGGAAATGCTTAATGGGAGCGCATTGAGACGGTTAGTTTTACAAGTTCCTCGCCATATACGATGCATTCTTAAATCGCAATTGGACGATTCCGCGTGAAGCATCGGAGATGCGTACTTTGACCGGCGCGGTCATCGACGAGGCGACATACTGTCCAAGGCCTACGGCAACAAACACAATCACCACGAAGAAAATCCAGAATT
The DNA window shown above is from Allorhodopirellula heiligendammensis and carries:
- a CDS encoding iron chaperone; amino-acid sequence: MTKFTNHDAYIAAAPESFQPLLVQLRAQLAKVLPDAEEFIMYDMPGFGFGKTIIAGYAAFSKQCGLYVSKGAIAALADDIAAAGLKATKTGVTFSTKKPIPDELVEKLALASRKEAGL
- a CDS encoding ParE family toxin-like protein, translating into MNSLTTRRFRECFARLPQHIQKQARDAYQLFLVDSSHPGLRFKRIAGHANVYSARITLDYRAVCVLEGDDAKRFWIGTHSDYDKLLSAI
- a CDS encoding transposase — encoded protein: MEILALDLGKFNSVCCLFDSKTRKTKFATTLAKREHVDSIFEDAKANLVIMEACGPFGRINDLALHQEHETLVCSTNEEAWRWANVKRKTDRDDALKLARMAAAITGHGE